The region TGGCCGCTACCTCCGCCGCTGATCAGCGTTACCTTGTCAGGATTGGGCGCAGACCTGGAGATAATTTTGTATTTGCTGTCGAAGGTCAGCTGCGGATAAGCCATCACTAGTCCGCTGCACATCTCACGGACGAGATCCGACGGGTCGTTGATTATCTTTTTCATACGCGCTGCTCCTTGCTCTTCTTGAAGGCTTCACCCAGCTTGTCAGCAACAGCAATGGCAGCGGCAACCGCTTCAGCGGTAACCGGGAATGGCATCGAATGAATCGACTCCTCCGGGATACACGCCTTGCGGGCCACTTCCATCAGCTCCTCATGGGAGATGGAAGCGACGCCAATATCGGCCAGACATACGGGAAGGCCGACAGAGTGGCAGAAGGACAACACCTGATCGATCTCAGCCTGCTGCGCATTCTCCAGAACGAGCTGTGCAATCGTGCTGAAGGCCACCTTCTCGCCATGATAATAATGATGAGTGCCTTCAAGCGCCGTCAGACCGTTATGGATAGCATGTGCGGCAGCCAGACCGCTGCTCTCGAACCCGAGCCCCGACAGCAGGATGTTCGTTTCAATAATATTCTCCAGCGCCGGTGTCACCACGTTCTGATCGCAAGCCAGCTTGGCCTTGGCGCCATCCTCCAGCAGTGTATCGTAGCATAAGCGGGCAAGGGCCAGCGCGGCTTTGGTGCCTTTGGCCTCCGTAATCACACCTGCATGCACTCCGCAAGGAAGCCCCGCATTGACATTGGAATAGGATGCCGCAGTAGCTCTGGCCTCGAAGTAGGTGGAGAGGGCATCGCCCATCCCGGATACCAGGAAGCGGGTAGGAGCCTGCGCAATAACAGTCGTATCAATCAGCACCACCGATGGGCTGGCTTTGAAGTAAGCATAATCCTCGAAAGCGCCTTCAGAAGTGTAAATCACAGCGGAATGACTGGTGGGTGCATCGGTGGCCGCAATGGTAGGCACGATAATCAGCGCCTCGCCTTCTGCCACACATTTAGCCGTGTCGATGGCCTTGCCGCCGCCAAGACCGATGGTGCAAGCACACTTGTGCTCACGGGCCAGCTCCTGTAGTCTGGAAATCTCCTGCCGGGAGCATTCGCCCTGGAAATCCCCCTTCACGAGAGTAATGCCGAATTGACTGCTGGTGGCATCAAGCTTGGCTTGTACACGCTTCACATCATCGGGGTGCGCAATCAGCAGGGCCGATGTGCCGAAAGTACTGACGAAGTATCCCAACTGAAGCAGCTCATCCTCACCTTGTGTGTACTTACCCGGGCTGATAAAGGTTCTTCTCATTCCTTCATTCCTCCTTTAGTCGTATGTCCCCATTATAGACAAGTGGATAGAGCGGCGCATGGGACAAAGCAAACGAATTAATATGCTGCAAAATAGTATTATTATGTTGTCAGCATCTGAATTATAATGATCTTGTTCTCATGTTGACTGTAGATGGAAAGGGTGAACCGGATGCAATCCAAATTCGACTTGAAGTATATCATTGATATGGACGAATGGGGCAAGCTTCAGGAATCGTTGTCCCTTGTGACGCGCATGGCCATCATCATGGTCGATTATAAAGGCGTGCCGGTTACGGCACATAGCCGCTGTCAGGCCTTCTGCCAGACCGTGCGCAGCGACAAGGAATTCTCAGCCTATTGTCAAAAATGTGACGCGCGCGGAGGTCTGGAGGCTGTGCGGCTGAGCCGGCCCTATATCTACCGCTGCCACTTCGATATTCTCGACATTGCTATACCTATCATTGTCGATAATCAGTACATCGGTGCCCTGATGGCCGGACAAATCCGGCTGGCGGAGGGAAGCGGCCCGAATCTGGAGCAGATTGTATCCCGTCCGCAGCAGGACGCCATGACGGAGGACCGGGCCCGCAAGTATGAGCTGCTGCCTGTCATGACCTATGAGGAGGTAGTAGCCACCGCCGATATGCTCTATCATTTGTGCAACTATGTGGTCAAGGAATCGATCCTGAAGCATGAGCTGCTGGAG is a window of Paenibacillus sp. FSL H3-0469 DNA encoding:
- a CDS encoding PocR ligand-binding domain-containing protein yields the protein MQSKFDLKYIIDMDEWGKLQESLSLVTRMAIIMVDYKGVPVTAHSRCQAFCQTVRSDKEFSAYCQKCDARGGLEAVRLSRPYIYRCHFDILDIAIPIIVDNQYIGALMAGQIRLAEGSGPNLEQIVSRPQQDAMTEDRARKYELLPVMTYEEVVATADMLYHLCNYVVKESILKHELLERNGQVEALNPQESKLQLKLPPLPAEPPSAPKTPATSGSAYKTECISPTLQPALDYMLSHREENFSLKSLAQLCHISPSYFSRLFTREMGENFSLYVARMKIGWAKELLATTDWSVNEISNHLNFCDAGYFIKIFKRYESATPLSYRASLLTNRI
- a CDS encoding glycerol dehydrogenase produces the protein MRRTFISPGKYTQGEDELLQLGYFVSTFGTSALLIAHPDDVKRVQAKLDATSSQFGITLVKGDFQGECSRQEISRLQELAREHKCACTIGLGGGKAIDTAKCVAEGEALIIVPTIAATDAPTSHSAVIYTSEGAFEDYAYFKASPSVVLIDTTVIAQAPTRFLVSGMGDALSTYFEARATAASYSNVNAGLPCGVHAGVITEAKGTKAALALARLCYDTLLEDGAKAKLACDQNVVTPALENIIETNILLSGLGFESSGLAAAHAIHNGLTALEGTHHYYHGEKVAFSTIAQLVLENAQQAEIDQVLSFCHSVGLPVCLADIGVASISHEELMEVARKACIPEESIHSMPFPVTAEAVAAAIAVADKLGEAFKKSKEQRV